The following is a genomic window from Citrifermentans bemidjiense Bem.
AGTGCCGCGATGACCCCCAAGACGATGCCGTACCGCGTCTTGCGCGGCTTCTCGTCATCCTCCTGGATCGTCTTGAAGGCGTTGCGCCCTTCAAGTCTCTTGGCCCTGATTGATCTCTTGCTTCGGTTTTGTTTGTCTATGTCTTTGAAATCTTGCATAACCCGCTTCACGTCTGGAGTTTAATCGGGCCACTATATGTCAACTGCTCCCTCTTTGTCAACGCCGGCCGGACTCTTTTCTGGAGCCGCCAGATCCATCAGCGTACGCCCCTCCAGTGCCTTGGCGAGCGCAGCATCGACCGTTTCCACGATCTGCTCGGCCTGCTCTTCTCCGGAGATGGAAGCATAGACCCCGCGGTTTCTCAGCGACAGCAGTACTTCGGCGATGGTTACCCGGTTCAGATCCCGCGCCGGGTAGTAGCACTCTCCCTCGCCGGCGCAGACGAGGAAACCCTCCTCGCGCAGGTGCTCCAGCGTGTCCCGCACGATGCGCAGCGGGATGTTCAGCTTTGCGGCCAGGTGCTGCTCTCCCCACCCGGGGGATCCCCCGTAGAAAGCCTCCCCGATGTGCCGCAGCGCCGCGAGTGCTATCAGCTCCTGCAGGGTGGGGCTGATGCTCCTCCCCCGGATGTCCCGGTGAAAGAACGCCCGGTTCTGGTGCGCCGCCACCACCTCCATGCCGAAGAGGACGATGATCCAGCTGACGTAGATCCAGACCATCAGTATGGGGAGCGCCGCGAGCGTGCCGTAGATGGCGTTGTAGTTGCCGGCTCCCACCTGGAAGTGGATGTAGGCCCACTGGGCGAACTGCCAGAGGGTCCCCGCGAGGACAGCCCCGATCAGGGCGGAGGTATAGCGGACCCGGGTATTGGGAATGAAGGTGTAGAGGAGGAAGATAGCCACCCAGACGCTCAGGTACGGGGTGAGGCCGAGCATGAAGAGAAAGAGATCACCCAGGTAGGTCCGCTCCATCAGCCACCCGATGAGCCATTTGCTCTGCAGCGTGGTGGTGATGCTGGTGGCGGCGAGCAGCAATAGCGGCGCGCTGATCAAAACGCTCAGGTAGTCGCTGAATTTCCGGTACAGGGATCGGGTCTCCTGGACCCCCCAAACGACGTTGAAAGCCTCCTCGATGCTTCCCAGCATGCTGATGGCGGTGAAGAGGAGAGCCGCGAGGCCGATGGCTCCGACCGACCCCATGTTGGTGTTGCCGATGTAGGAAACCACCCGGTTCACCACCTCCTCCGAGCCGGCGGTCACCTCTTTCAGGATCAGGGGAGCGAGCCGGTTCTGGGCGCCCAGCCCCTTCAGTACCGAGAAGGCCAGGGCCAGAAGCGGCACCAGCGACAGGACCGTCGTGAAGGAGAGGGCGGTGGCGCGCAGCAGCGAGTTGTTGGCCATGAAGTTGGAGAAGGTGAAGCTCAAGAACTGTAGCAGCCGGACCATCCTTCCCTTGAAGCCGCCGACGGCTGAGGGGTCGTACTCCCAGATGAGCCCGGTGGAAAAGGGCCTTTTATCGCTGGAATTTTTCATAATCCTTCCGTACCGATACCTTGCCGTGCGCCCGAGGCGCCGGGCCAAGGGCTACCTGCCACGAAAAAAGCCCACCTAGGTGGGCTTTTAAGGGGGCGGTCTCTGTTAGAGTTCCGCTTTCTGTTTTTCCTTTTCCCGCTCCATCGCCTCTTTGCCGGCCTCTATGGCCGAGGTGATGATGCCTTTCTTCTCGAGGACCAGTTCCTTGCCGTCCTCGTAGCTGGCCCTGATCTTGTCCTGCGCCTCGTTGGCGTATTCCTTGATCTTGTCTACCGCGTCGTCGGCCAGATCCTTGATCTTGCCGCGCATTTCCTCGCCCGTCTTGGGGGCAAGCAGCAAAGCCGCCCCGATCCCCACGGCGGCGCCGGCAAGGAAGGAGAGGAGCATAGTACCGGTACCGATATCATTATCTTTGGACATGAAGTCACCCCCTGGTTTTTGTTTTGACTAGTCTATCAGCAATAAATTGACCCGCAACCTTAGCGCCCGTCAGCCAGACCGTATAGTTACTGGCTACGTTGCTGGCGATCCCTAATACTTTGTTGATCATCCTTATGTTGTGGCCGGCGTGCCCTAGCTCGCTCAAAAGCATGTTGACGCCGTCGGCGTTGGCTGCTGCTGAGCTGGTCACGACCTGGATGTCTGCGACCGTGTCGCGCAGATCCTTGATGAGCGGCTTCAGTTCCTGCTGCAATGAGTCCGTGGCCTCCTGCATCAAGACGGCAGCCTTCCTCAGTTCCGCGAGGACAGGTATCAGACACAGTGCCAATACCACGAGTGTCACCGCTGTCACTGTCGAGGTTATCTGTAGTAAGAGCATGCAATCCTCCTGGTACTGTTGGACCTGTTTTCTCGGTGTATTTCGATTCTATGGAAGGGGGCAAAAGGGTCGGGGAGGCCGCCGGTGCGGCCTCCCCGATTAGCTGCAGGAGTCGTTACTTCTTAGCCGGCTTGGCCGGTTTGGCTGCGGGCTTGCCTGCGGCCGGTGCTGCTGCCGGCTCGCTCCAGCGGTTCAGGTCGTGAGCGATGTTGTGGCACTCGCCGCATTTCGGGAACTTCGCCATGATGGCAGCCGGGTGCGGTTTCACGTGGCACTGGGTGCACTGCGGCACGGTCTTGTGCTTGTTCTGGTGGCAGTAGACGCAGGCGAGCTTGCTGTGCTTGGCGGGGCTCGATACCAGCAGGGTGTACGCCTTCTTGTGGCAGGCTGCGCACATCTTCGACGGGGTGTCGGACTTGTAGGTCACGTCGGTCGGCTTGTGGGCCTGGTGGCAGACCTTGCAATCCTTCTGGACGATGTCGGCGGAGTGGGACTTGTGGCACTGGGTGCAGTCCGGGATCCTGCCGTGAACGTTGTGGCAGAAGGAGCAGTTAAGAGCGGTGTGCTTGCTCTTGAACTGGCGCAGCAACTCGATCTGGGTGGTGTGGCAGGTGAGGCACGGATCGGTGATGTTGTTGCCGAACTTTATGTTCTTCGGAGTATGGGGGTTGGAGTGGCAACCGAGGCAGCCCTGGAGCTTGTAGTGCGGCTTGCCTTCGTGGCACTGGCTGCACAGCGGGATCGGCTTCTTCACCTTGGGCGGGTGGCCTACGTGACAGTCCTGGCAGGTCACTTCGGTCTTGTGCTTGCCGCCTGCCTGGGCGATGGCCTTGGGTGCCGCGTCATGGCACTTCACACAGTCGCCGTTGGTGAGTGTTGCAGCAGCAGGTGCGATATCGGCTGCAGTTGCCGTTCCCACAAACGCAAACAGCGCTAAGGCCGATATTAGATTCAAAATTTTTGCTACTCTCATTGCCCCCTCCTTAGGTATAAAACATAGTTAATTATAAGCATGGGTTTATATAACGTCTCAAGGGGAGTTGTCAAGATATTAGGCGGTGAAAGAGGCCGTATATCGTGCTTCTTTGCCACGATTTCAGGTAAGGAACAGGAATAGCCGGATCGAGAATCTGGCCTGACAGGAATAGCCGCTTGCCCGGAACGATCTTCAGCTTCTGACAGTCTGGATGACATAACAGGAGATCGTTGCCTCGGCTGCTAGTTCAAGGCCCAGTACGGGTGACGACACGCCGTATATTCGGACCCGCAAGGTAGAATGCGCGCAGTATGCTGTTAGCATTCGCGACGAATAATCTCCACTCCCGGTTCAGATGGAGGGGTGCGCCAGCGTGCCGCGGATCGGGATGCTGAAGGCACCGGGGGAGCTTTGGTACTTGGTGAGGAGCAGGAATACGAACTTCTGCCGCTCCAGGAACGCGGGCTTGGGCATCATCTCCATGGTGAGGTTGAGCGGCGACGTTCCCAGAGGGTTGGCTAGCTGCGTGTCGCCGGAGATCCGCACGTAGATGCCGTCGCCGTTCAGGGTGAAGCTCTTCACGGCCGCGCGCCCCTTGTCGATCTTGAGTGCGCCGCGCACCTCGCGGTAGGCCGCGTCGGGAAGCGGCATGGAACCCACCTTGAGGCCGGCGACCTCGGCGCCCTTCACCTCCAGCTGCATATCGCCTTGCCCGCCGTCTTTGCCGGGGGCGAGCTTCCCGGTGAGACGCAGTTCTCCCTTGATGCTCGCCTCGGCCACGTTCTTGAAGAAGGGGATCTCCTCCAGGCGAACGCCGCGGCACTTAAGGTCCCAGGCGGGGTTTTTCCCGAGGAATATCTCCCCATTAACTTCCCCCGCGCCGATGCCGCCGCTGCAGGCTACGGCCGCCTTGCCGGCTAAAAGCGGGAGCAGCTCAAGACGCACCTTCGCGTCGCGCAACTGCAAAAGCGCCCCCTTCTCCGAGCCTATTTCCAGGGTGCGGGCCGAGAACCCGATGGGAAGTATCTTGCCGAAGCCGGTGCAGCGCAGGGTGTACCCCGCGTTGCCGCAGATCCGCATGAGGAGCCCCTCCACCGAGCGGCTGGGGACGAAGAGGATGGTCAGGAATAGGAAACAGGCGACAGCTGCAGGGATGCCGCAGGCAAGGTAAAGGGTGCGTCTTTTCATTTGCTTCCCGCAGGTGCCGGCTTGATGAGTGCGATGGTGAGCGCCAGGTCGAGCTTGGAGGGGTCGTCGAAGCGCTGCTTGATCGAGGCCTTCTTGACCGTCACCGGGCGCGCCCCCTTCTCCAGGCGGTAGATAAGGTTCACCGCCTCGTTGGCCGTGAGCCCCTCCATGCGCAGTTCGGCGGCGTCCTCGACGTAGCCGGGGATCTCCTCCCCCTTCACCGGTTTGATCTGGCTGGCGCGTCCCTTGATGCCGATCTCTTCCACGATCTTCGCCGGGGAGTCGTCGGCCCTGGTGGCCATGAGGCGGTTGGCGAGGCGCTGGGCGCCGGCGCTGGCGCTCTGGTAGCGGAGCTTCAGCTGCATCATCTCGGCGATGTCGGCCTCGCGCGCGGCGCGCTTTCGCGCAAGCTTCGAGATGTTGCCGTTGATGACGGTGACGGCGACGATGACCGCCAGCACCACGGCGACGGCTATGCCCAGTCGTTGCCTGCTGCGGCTGTCCAGCCCCTGCAGGGCACTTACGATATCTTCCCTGCTCATCTGGTCACCCCCTTCATGGTCCCGCTCAGCGTGAAGGTAACGCTGCCGTCGGGGCGCGACTTGGTTTCGCTCACCTCGGCCTGGTTCAAAAGGGGCGCGGTGCGGGTCTTGAAGTCGTTGGCGGCCTGGAAGCTCTTGGCGTCCCCCTTGAGGCGCACCTCGGTTCCGGTCACCTCGGCCTCGTAGATCCCCCCCACGTCGTCGCCCTTGGCCAGTGCCACATCCTTCAAAAGCTGCAGCACGTTGCTGGAGGTCTTGGCCCCTTCCAGCCGCTTGATCTCGGACCGGATCTCGGACACCTCGTCGACCGCCTTCTTCCTGGTCGGGAAGATCTCCTTGTAGATCGCGGTTATCGAGCGGTCGAGCGAGGCGAGGTCCTTTCTCACCAGGTAGTAGCGCACCCCGCTCTCGGCGATGATGAGGAGCACCAGGGCCGCCGCGAGCATCATGGTCAGCCGCAGGCGCTGGTACAGTTTTTCGCTTCCCGCCGTGTAGGCGAGAGCCCCGCGGCGCAAGTTGATAGCGGAACCGTCAGCCGCCGCGACAGCGACGGCATAGGCGCCGGCCAGGTCGTGCGCCGCATGGTTGTCGTCACCGAAAGCCTCGAAGAGCCCCGGGACAGCGGAGAGCCCTCCACCCCCCTGGGTGTCTGCCGCATGCGAGATGACCTTGTCCACCTTGACGTTGCGGCCCATTTCCACGGCAGCCACGGTCCTGGCGATTTCGGACTCGCCGCAGTTCGCCGGCAGCGCCCGGAAGAAGATGGCAGCGCCGTCTTTATAAGCTGCGAAGGCGTCGCCGTCGCTTACCGCTACGGTGCCATGCTCTGGCGCCAGCCGGTTCCAGTGGAACAGCGAAGCCGTCACCATCTCCGGCTCCAGCCCGGCATCCTTCAGGGTTTCGATCATCCCGGAAAGCTCGCCCGCGTGCCCCCAGATGGCGAGCACCTTACCCTCGGCTAGCGGCAGCGCGTCGAAGACCAGGTCTTCGGTATCGAGGGCGGTCTCCCCCTTCAACTCCAGGGGGAGGAGGTCCCGAACCTTGGAGCGGTCCGTTATGGGGAGCTCGAGCTCCCGCATGAACAGCTGGGACGGGGGGACGGCAAGGATCACCCTGTGCTCACCCGCGGCCATGTTGCTGGTCTTCAGGATGCGGGAAAGCTCCCCTTCCTCCCCCGACAGGGCATGGCGCTCGGCGGAGAGGAAGTTCACCCCCCCCTTGCGGGCCTTGAAGGAGGCCAGGACCAGCTCGGTCCTTTTAAGCTGCACGATCAGCATATCCATCAATACTCTCTCCAATAAAGAACTGCTGGTGTCGCACTACCACTGGTGCGGACCACGGCCTCGGCCACGGCCACGCTTTCGCCCACTTTTCCTTCGGAGCGGATCCGGTACACGCTGCCGCCGAAGGTGATTTTGTCCGAGAACTTGGGGAGCATCGAGTCCATTCCGGGTATCGAATTGAAATCCGCCATTCCCTTGATCGGCCTGGTCTTGCGGAAGTCGAGGATCCTTTGCACCAGGTCGTCGCTCATCCTTTCGTCCAGAGCCGCCAGCACCTCTTTGGGCGCCGTATTGACGTTTATCAGAGTGGCCGGCTCCAACTCGTTGCTGTTGCCGTACACGGTCACCAGCGATTTAAGGGTCGTCAGCGTCTCCGGGGTGAAACCCTTTACCAGCGCGAGCTCGTCCACCGTTTCCAGTCTCTTGTTCTTGGCTGCGTAGGGGAGCTTCAGGGTTCCGTAGTAGTTGCTCTCGGCCCCTCCGGGGAGCGGATTATCGTTTTCGTCCACCCAGTCCATAAGCGAGTCGGCGAGGTCGGTGCTGAGCTTCAGCCTGGTGAGGAGGCGGAGCAGCATCGGAGTGTAATAGGGGGCCGCAGTGCCGTTGGCCGAGGTCGCCGTGTTGATGTTGAGCTTCCCGGTCTCCTCTTCGATGGTGATGGTCACCGTGCCGTCATCCGCCTGGAAAGACTGCGGCTTCGCCCACGGCTCCAGAAGGGAGCTGTACGGCTCGTTCAGCCTCATCGCGCTGGAGAGCTGCAGCAGCTTGATCCCCCCGGCTACCCCCGACTCCGCCAGTATCCCCGCCTGCTGCGAGGCGACGAAGTTGTGGCTATGCGAGGTGTCGACGTAGACCTCGTTCACGAACTCCACCAGGAGCGCCACGAGCAGGGCCGTGACGATCAGGGTTATCACCAGGGCGAATCCCTTTTCCCCCCTCATCGCGTGAGCCTCTGCGAGGCGATGGTGCTGAACTCCTCGCCTCCCTTTAGCGTGAGGGTGATTCTCACCTGTTTGGGGAGTCCCCCGTTCAGGGCGGTATCCCAGCTCTTCACCCATTTGTTCCCGTCCCAGCACTCGACCAGGAAGCCTTCGATCTCGTCCACCACCGGGTAGGGGACGGACTTCACCTTCACGTCGAGGTAGGGATCGCGCGCTTCGCGCTGCAGCGAAAGCGTCTGCTGTTCATTCTTTTCCTGCACCGAGTAGCGCACCGCCACGATGTCGGAAGCGGGCGCCGGGTCGATCCGGGGGGGGGCGATGGCGGTGAACTGCAAAAGCGAGGCGGGCTTGCCGAAGCTGTCCCGGTCCTCGACCACGAAGTGCAGCCTCGCGTTTTTGGTGTTGAAGAAGCAGGAAGAGAGTTCGTCGTGCAGCTTGCCCAGCGTCGTCGAGAGCTCGCGGCGCTGCTCCATCCGCCTCCCCCCCTTCTCCCGCGCGGCCACCACCGAAAAATAGGTGCCGTACAGGGCGCCGGCGAGGATCACCAAAAGCGCCAGCGCGATCAGGAGCTCGATGAGGGTGAAACCCCTGTTATTGTGCATTTTGCGGTGCGTATTGCACAAGCGTGAGCCTCTTGGCGTCGTCGTTCCAGGTCACGGTGAGGCGGATCTGGTTCAGTCCCGGGATCTCGGTCTTGGTGATCTCGCGCACCCACTTGTGCCCGGGATGGTTCGGTGCGAAGTCACCCTTGTTGTCGGCAAGCTTCCCGAACTCGGGGTCCTCGAGCTTCGCGCGCCCCAAAAGGACGGCGGTCGTCTCCTCCGCGTCGCTCCCTACCAGGGACAGGTGGTGGTTGAGCGAGGTGATCACGGTGAGGAGCACCCCGGCCGTGATGGCGAGCGCGATCATCACCTCCAGAAGGGTGAACCCTTTCATGAATCAACCTCCTGACGCCCTTCGAGCACCTTCACCTTCCCGCCGGAAGGGTACGCGATGACGGTGAATTCCTTCTCCCCCCCTTTGAGGTGGATGGTCATGCCGTCGCCGATTCCCCCGGGGCCGAACGGGACCGTCACTTCACCCTCGGTGACGAGCCCCAGCGACGGGACGTTCACATCCTCGATGTCGATCCCCTCTTCGATCAGCCGCCGGTTCATGAACTGGTCCCCGGGCTGCAGCTCTTCCCCCGAGGGGGAGAGCTGGGTGATGCGGGTGCTGTTGTCGTTGAGGTTCAGGTGCAGGCGGTAGACCTTCTTGGTGACGATGGCCTGGTCGTTCAGGAACCTGATGCCGCTCCCCAGGTTGCGCGCCGAGTTTTTCAGCTTGGTCGCCTCGGTGTCGGGCAGGCGCGGGAAAACGATTCCCGCGGCGAGCGTGACGATGAAGATCACCACCAGGAGTTCCAGAAGCGTGAAGCCGGCAGTACAGCGGCTTGGAATTTTATCCGTACTCTTATCCGCCAAAGACCCGATGCTCCCGTCTATCCTCCCTCTCCCCTTGGGAGAGGGTCGGGGTGAGGGCGTTGCCATACCGTTGTCGCCGCCTCTACTTCATATTCCAGCTCTGGATGTCGGCGTTGTTCCCTTCGCCGCCGCGCGCGCCGTCGGCGCCGAAGGAGGAGAGGTCGTAGTCGCCGTGCTCGCCGGGGGAGAGGTAGACGTAGTCGCCGCCCCAGGGATCCTTGGGAACGTTCTTGTTCTCCAGGTACCCTTCCGCTTTGTAGTTGTTGGGGATCTTCCCGGTCGTCGGCTTAGTCACCAGCGCCTGCAGCCCCTGCTCCGTTGTGG
Proteins encoded in this region:
- a CDS encoding type II secretion system protein GspJ produces the protein MHNNRGFTLIELLIALALLVILAGALYGTYFSVVAAREKGGRRMEQRRELSTTLGKLHDELSSCFFNTKNARLHFVVEDRDSFGKPASLLQFTAIAPPRIDPAPASDIVAVRYSVQEKNEQQTLSLQREARDPYLDVKVKSVPYPVVDEIEGFLVECWDGNKWVKSWDTALNGGLPKQVRITLTLKGGEEFSTIASQRLTR
- a CDS encoding cytochrome c3 family protein, whose product is MRVAKILNLISALALFAFVGTATAADIAPAAATLTNGDCVKCHDAAPKAIAQAGGKHKTEVTCQDCHVGHPPKVKKPIPLCSQCHEGKPHYKLQGCLGCHSNPHTPKNIKFGNNITDPCLTCHTTQIELLRQFKSKHTALNCSFCHNVHGRIPDCTQCHKSHSADIVQKDCKVCHQAHKPTDVTYKSDTPSKMCAACHKKAYTLLVSSPAKHSKLACVYCHQNKHKTVPQCTQCHVKPHPAAIMAKFPKCGECHNIAHDLNRWSEPAAAPAAGKPAAKPAKPAKK
- a CDS encoding prepilin-type N-terminal cleavage/methylation domain-containing protein; amino-acid sequence: MKGFTLLEVMIALAITAGVLLTVITSLNHHLSLVGSDAEETTAVLLGRAKLEDPEFGKLADNKGDFAPNHPGHKWVREITKTEIPGLNQIRLTVTWNDDAKRLTLVQYAPQNAQ
- the gspK gene encoding type II secretion system minor pseudopilin GspK; its protein translation is MRGEKGFALVITLIVTALLVALLVEFVNEVYVDTSHSHNFVASQQAGILAESGVAGGIKLLQLSSAMRLNEPYSSLLEPWAKPQSFQADDGTVTITIEEETGKLNINTATSANGTAAPYYTPMLLRLLTRLKLSTDLADSLMDWVDENDNPLPGGAESNYYGTLKLPYAAKNKRLETVDELALVKGFTPETLTTLKSLVTVYGNSNELEPATLINVNTAPKEVLAALDERMSDDLVQRILDFRKTRPIKGMADFNSIPGMDSMLPKFSDKITFGGSVYRIRSEGKVGESVAVAEAVVRTSGSATPAVLYWREY
- a CDS encoding DUF948 domain-containing protein, with amino-acid sequence MLLLQITSTVTAVTLVVLALCLIPVLAELRKAAVLMQEATDSLQQELKPLIKDLRDTVADIQVVTSSAAANADGVNMLLSELGHAGHNIRMINKVLGIASNVASNYTVWLTGAKVAGQFIADRLVKTKTRG
- a CDS encoding YtxH domain-containing protein produces the protein MSKDNDIGTGTMLLSFLAGAAVGIGAALLLAPKTGEEMRGKIKDLADDAVDKIKEYANEAQDKIRASYEDGKELVLEKKGIITSAIEAGKEAMEREKEKQKAEL
- the gspG gene encoding type II secretion system major pseudopilin GspG, with translation MFKTLKDSRGFTLIELMVVIVILSILAVMVGPKIIGRSDDAKIADAKVQIRNIETALKLYKLDSGSYPTTEQGLQALVTKPTTGKIPNNYKAEGYLENKNVPKDPWGGDYVYLSPGEHGDYDLSSFGADGARGGEGNNADIQSWNMK
- the gspN gene encoding type II secretion system protein GspN, yielding MKRRTLYLACGIPAAVACFLFLTILFVPSRSVEGLLMRICGNAGYTLRCTGFGKILPIGFSARTLEIGSEKGALLQLRDAKVRLELLPLLAGKAAVACSGGIGAGEVNGEIFLGKNPAWDLKCRGVRLEEIPFFKNVAEASIKGELRLTGKLAPGKDGGQGDMQLEVKGAEVAGLKVGSMPLPDAAYREVRGALKIDKGRAAVKSFTLNGDGIYVRISGDTQLANPLGTSPLNLTMEMMPKPAFLERQKFVFLLLTKYQSSPGAFSIPIRGTLAHPSI
- a CDS encoding prepilin-type N-terminal cleavage/methylation domain-containing protein; protein product: MADKSTDKIPSRCTAGFTLLELLVVIFIVTLAAGIVFPRLPDTEATKLKNSARNLGSGIRFLNDQAIVTKKVYRLHLNLNDNSTRITQLSPSGEELQPGDQFMNRRLIEEGIDIEDVNVPSLGLVTEGEVTVPFGPGGIGDGMTIHLKGGEKEFTVIAYPSGGKVKVLEGRQEVDS
- the gspL gene encoding type II secretion system protein GspL, translating into MDMLIVQLKRTELVLASFKARKGGVNFLSAERHALSGEEGELSRILKTSNMAAGEHRVILAVPPSQLFMRELELPITDRSKVRDLLPLELKGETALDTEDLVFDALPLAEGKVLAIWGHAGELSGMIETLKDAGLEPEMVTASLFHWNRLAPEHGTVAVSDGDAFAAYKDGAAIFFRALPANCGESEIARTVAAVEMGRNVKVDKVISHAADTQGGGGLSAVPGLFEAFGDDNHAAHDLAGAYAVAVAAADGSAINLRRGALAYTAGSEKLYQRLRLTMMLAAALVLLIIAESGVRYYLVRKDLASLDRSITAIYKEIFPTRKKAVDEVSEIRSEIKRLEGAKTSSNVLQLLKDVALAKGDDVGGIYEAEVTGTEVRLKGDAKSFQAANDFKTRTAPLLNQAEVSETKSRPDGSVTFTLSGTMKGVTR
- a CDS encoding YihY/virulence factor BrkB family protein, giving the protein MKNSSDKRPFSTGLIWEYDPSAVGGFKGRMVRLLQFLSFTFSNFMANNSLLRATALSFTTVLSLVPLLALAFSVLKGLGAQNRLAPLILKEVTAGSEEVVNRVVSYIGNTNMGSVGAIGLAALLFTAISMLGSIEEAFNVVWGVQETRSLYRKFSDYLSVLISAPLLLLAATSITTTLQSKWLIGWLMERTYLGDLFLFMLGLTPYLSVWVAIFLLYTFIPNTRVRYTSALIGAVLAGTLWQFAQWAYIHFQVGAGNYNAIYGTLAALPILMVWIYVSWIIVLFGMEVVAAHQNRAFFHRDIRGRSISPTLQELIALAALRHIGEAFYGGSPGWGEQHLAAKLNIPLRIVRDTLEHLREEGFLVCAGEGECYYPARDLNRVTIAEVLLSLRNRGVYASISGEEQAEQIVETVDAALAKALEGRTLMDLAAPEKSPAGVDKEGAVDI